The genomic segment CGCGACGGTGATCGCCTGGACGATCGCGGCCCTGACCGTATGGTCGATGACTCGTCTGCTGCGAACCTTCTTCGACACGCTCCTGCGCCGGCCGCAGCGCTGGTTCTCGATGTACGTGGCGGCGCAGTTCGCTGGTGTGATGTCGGGGGCGGGGATCCTCTACCTCTTGTTCGTCACCTGGGGGCCGCTCGACCACGCGGCGGGACGTCCGGCTGACAGCGTCCTTCTGGTTTCTGCGATGGTCGGTGTCGCGTTCGCGACCGCCACCGGTGTCATCATCGGCGCGACCCAGCGACCCGAGGTCGAAGAAGAACCCGCGCCATCCGTGGCCGCACGGAGGCTGCCCGTCCGCTAACGCGCTGCCGGTCAGCCAGCGCCTTGCCCACCGGCTAACGCGTCGCCTCAGCGGGGCGCATGCTCACCGCGTGAAAAGTGATCGGTACGATCGGATATATGACGTCGTGCGCAGCATCCCGCGCGGCCGTGTCGCGACGTACGGGCTGGTCGCGATGGTCGCCGGCTATCCACGCGCCGCGCGCTTCGCCGGACTCGCGATGCACCACTGCAATGACCCGAGCGTGCCGTGCCACCGCGTCGTCAACGCGAGCGGCGGCCTCGCACCACATTTCGTTTCGCAGCGCGCGCGCCTCCGGCGCGAGGGCGTGACGTTCGCGGGACGGAACGTCGCGCTCGGGCGCCACCTGTGGAGGCCGCGATTGCCGGTCGAGCGCGGCGGCGC from the Candidatus Limnocylindria bacterium genome contains:
- a CDS encoding MGMT family protein yields the protein MRSIPRGRVATYGLVAMVAGYPRAARFAGLAMHHCNDPSVPCHRVVNASGGLAPHFVSQRARLRREGVTFAGRNVALGRHLWRPRLPVERGGAASSRRRAAGRS